The Sedimentibacter sp. zth1 DNA segment GTGCATAAAGTTAAGATAAATATATAATTAGATTAATCGTATAAATTTTCATAACGTAGCTATAAGTATTACAAATATAAGTCTATCACGTACCAGGTTTGCTCGGGTCACATGAGTTTAATACGTCTAACAATATCTTCACGCTTCGGGTACCCGTAAGACAGTCAGCTGGACTAATGAGAAAGTTGATTTGGTCAATCCCAGATAGGGGAGAGTCAGCACCACATTCCCCAGCTAACCGAGTCGGTGCCTGCAACCTAAGATAGGAGTTATCTAAGGTCGCAGACCCCTGTAACGCTGGGAAACGTCGTGAACACAAGAGCGTTAGATGAAAGGGAGATATAATTTCAAAGAGTATTTAAGATGTCAAAATGAAATTTGCCAAGGAAATTGGCATAAATAATTGATGAATTTAAGAAAAGGAAAAGGACAAAAAATTATGAAATCAAATTTTAACGATGGGAAATTAAGAAATATGACATCTGTATATATATCACAGGATAATAAGATTTTGTTATTATATAGAAAAGGTGGCAGAGTAGTTAATGATGTATGGGTAGGATCAGCAGGTGGACATTTTGAAGAATTTGAATTGAATGATGCTAGAGCATGTATGTTAAGAGAACTTAAAGAAGAATTAAATCTTTCAGAGAAAATGCTTGAAAATATTAAATTACGATACGTCACTTTAAGAAGAACAAAAGGAGAAATAAGACAGAACTATTACTTTTTTGCTAAATTAAATCAAGATTATAAGATAGAACTTAATTCAAACGAAGGTATAGCAAAGTGGTTTGATATAGAAGAAATAAAGTCATTAGAAATGCCATATACAGCAAAATATGTGATAGAACATTACGTAGATATAGGAATAAAAGATGATTTAATTTATGGTGGAATAGCAAATAGTGAAAAAGTAGTATTTATAGAATTACCAGAGTTTTAATAATGTGAATAATTAAAGGATTTATACATAAATTGTAGTGAGTCAAGATGCTTATATCTCCCCTACATCTAACAACATGTTCACACTTCGGGTGCTAGAGGAACGTCAGCTGGATAGGGAGTCAAAGTAGACAAGCCAGCAGAGGGCGAGTCAGCACCACATCACTTCACCGGGTGCCAGCACCGCCAAGATGGTCTAACTGATGCTGTCCGGTTCAGCGACGTCGTGAACACAAGACCGTTATCTGAAAGAACAATATAATTTCAGAGAATTAATATTAATAGCAATTTGATAGTACAACAGCTACATAAACAGTAATAAATGTTATGTAGAAAATTTAATATGAGGAGATGCATATGAAAAAAATTATTACGGTGCAACACACACAATCAATACATCATACAAACGGTATGGTTGGTTCATGGACAGATTGGGAATTATCAGAATTAGGAGTAAAACAAGCACATAAAATAGGTGAAAATTTAAAAGAAGAATTAAAAAATCAGAAAATTAAAATGTATTCATCAGACTTAACTAGGGCAAAGCAAACAGCTGAAATAGTTGGACAACACATAGAAGTAACTCCTATATTAAAAAAGGAATTAAGAGAGAGAAACCTAGGGAAATGTTGTGGCAAATCTGTAAAATGGTTAAAAGAAAATGTAGAAGTACAAGAAAAGACTGTTGATGATAGGTTATTTTCAGACGCAGAAAGTCGTAGAGATGAATGGAACAGATTAGAACCTTTCTTTACAGAAATTATGCAAAGTGAAGATGAAGTAATAATCATTGTATCGCATGGAGATTTATTAAGTGTATTTAACACGATGTTTTTGGGATTGGAAATTGAAGTGCTAAATAAAGCTGAAGTATTTGGTTTAGCAGGTGGAGTTTCGTATTTAATATTAAATGATTCAGGAAAAAGGTTAATAAGAAAGATGAGCGATATGTCTTATATAAAATAAAATTATGATGAATAAGATAGAGAATTAAGGTACGTGAATAAATAGTAAAGATTTATATTGACCTACAGATAACAATATGTTACAGCTACGGGTGCTTAGAGGGAACGTCAGCTGGTACAGTTAGTCAAAGCAGACAAGCCAGCAGAGGGCAAGTCAGCACCACATTCCTCAGCTAACCGAGTCGGTGTCCTGCAACCCAAGATAGGAGTTATCTAGGGTCGCAGAACACCTGTAACGCTGAGAAACGTCAGTAACAAAGGGACGTTAGGTGAAAGGTCAATATAATTTCAGAGAATGTCTATGATGTCAAATTAAATTCGAAGCATATGAATTATATAATTAATAAAAATTGAGTATAAAAGGGGATATAAAATGGAGAAAAAATTTCCGACTCATATAGTAGCTGTAGATGGAATAGTAGAAAATGAAAAAAATCAAATACTTTTAGTTAAAAACTCTTATAAATGCATTTATACAATTCCTGGTGGACAAGTTGAAATAGGTGAAAATTTAAATGATGCATTAATTCGTGAAATAAAAGAAGAAACAGGAATAGATATAAGTGTTGAAAAACTAATATGTGTTTCATCAAACAAAGGCACTCATGCAGGATATAATGGATACACTATAGTTCCAACAAAAGTGATGTTTGGATTTACATGTAAATATGTAGATGGAGAATTATGTACGTCAGATGAAACATCTGAATCATTATGGATTGATAAAAATGCAGTATTAAATTATATTACAGAACCTAATTTGATAGAAAGATTTAAAGCATATTTAAACTATGAAGGATCAGTACAATATTTAGAATACATTACAAAACCGGAATATAACTTAAAATTAAAACGCTTGATATAAAACTTATAGGTAGTCAAGTAGCTTATATTGACCCAACACCTAACAACGCGTTCACATTCGTTCGGGTAGGGTCGCTTGCTATCTTGAAACATCTCTGTGGCTTGCCCTCACACATCCCTTCACCGGGATCGAAGCTCCTTCAAGAGGTCTAGCTACTAAAGACGGTTCAGGGACGTCGTGAACACAGAGCCGTTATAAGAAAGAGTATTATCATTTCGGAGAAAAGTTTTGATGTCAAAGTAGCAAATTTTTAAGTGTAAATTTGTTTTAGATATATATATGGGTGATGAGTATTGTTTATATATTTTTTGAAAGAAAGGGAAATAGCAGTATTATGAATGATAAATTAATGAATCACAGGATGAATTTAAATCCTGAACCTTTTGCAATGATAAGGAATGGGGAAAAAACTATTGAATTAAGATTGAACGATGAGAAAAGGCAACTTATTAAAATAAATGATGAAATAGAATTTATTAATACTGATGATGAAAGTGAGAATATGTTATGTAAAGTAACTAATATATATCATTTTGCATCTTTTGATGATCTATACAAGGAACTCCCGTTGTTAAAGTGTGGTTACACAAAACATAATATATTAAATGCAAAATCAAGTGACATGAATCAATACTATTCCATTGAAAAGCAATCAGAATATGGAGTAGTTGGTATTGAAATAGAACTACTGTGATACATATTAAAAATAATGTATTCAATAAATAATCAAAGTACAAAACAAACAGAACGTTACTCAATAAATAGTTATTTTAACACTGTGTGGATATATGTAGGTATTAGATGAAAGATAAATTTTTTATAGATAATTATTTAAGGCAAGTAATTAGGGAGTGATAACACCCCATCTTATAACAACATGTTCACGCAAGGGTCTTAGTAGGAGCGTCAGGGAAGAAAGTCAAACCACATCACTTAACCGGGTGTGATCACCGCCAAGACGGTCTATCTATGATGTCCGGTTCAGCGACGTCGGGAACACACGGAACGTTATACAAAATTGACATAATCATATCAGAGATTTTCAAGAAGGTCTTAATTTGGTTTTTGAGAGGTCAAATGTAATGAAAAAGTTAAAAGTATTATATATAATTTTAAGTTCAATTATAGTGATATTAATAATAATGCTGTTATATAGTCAGAAAAATATAAAACAACTAAAAGAAGAAATTGAAGAATATAGAGCTGAAAATGAACAATATTTAAAAATAGATAAAGAGTTTACATATATTAGTGAACTAATTTCAAAATTTTATATATCAAAGAATAATGAAGATATAGATAAGGTTAATTCATTGCTTGATGCAAATTTTATTGTTATTGAAGACGAAAATATTATATTAAAAAAAGATGGTTCAAAAGAATACATATTATTAGACAAAAAAAGAAATTTAAATTATAAAGGAATGACTATTCTAAGTATAAATTATATTAAAGAAAAATGTGCATATTTTGTAAATACTCAAGAATTTATATTTTATGAGGATGGGACTCCATTCGAACATGCATTATTTATTAATTTTTTAGTTAAAGAAGAGTCAAAAGGATGGCGTATTATAGATGTGAATTTTGACATATGAAAAAATAATTAGTAAGATATGCTTTGTAGCTGATTATATCAACTATGTATAACAATATGTTCACGCTTCGGGTGCTAGAGGAACGTCAGCTGGATAGGGAGTCAAAGTAGACAAGCCAGCAGTGGGAGCGTCAGCACCACATTTCTCAGCTAACCGAGTCGGTGCCCTGCAACCTAAGATAGGAGTTATCTAAGGTCGCAGAACACCTGTAAAGTTGAGAAACGTCGGGAACAAGGGGACGATAAGCAAAATGCCGCTAGCGCGTCATTTTGTTTATCGTCGCGCGGGTACCCCGCTGACAGGCTTGGGCTAGCGCCACATCGCCTATCAGCAGGTTTACAAAATTATCAAGTTAGACAGTAAACTGTCTAACTCGATAACTTCGTAAACCCGCGCGACGTTATGTGAAAGACTAATATAATTTCAGAGTGTATTTTTAGGGATGAATTAAACATAGTTTAGAGTATTTAAAATTGCTATTAAGTTAGTAAAGATTATTTATATTAGGTGGTGTAAGATATGGGATTGAAAAATATATTGCAAAATCAATATATTGCTAAGGGAATAAAACTAAATTATTATGAAGTTGAAAACAACCTGCCTGTGTTAGTTATGTTACATGCACAGGGTACAGATGCAACAAGTTTCAATAATACATTCAATGCTTTATCAAAGATATTTCATATATTTTCGGTGGACTGCCCCGGTCATGGATCAAGTGATAAGGATAAAAGCCATTACAATATAGTTTCTATAGGTAATGCCATTGTTGATTTCGCAGAAAATCTTGTTGGCAACCCTTTTTATATCGTCGGTCATTCATCTGGTGGATTAATTGCAGCTTATGTTGCATCAAAAACAGAAATGTGTTCTGGATTGATTTTGGAAGACCCTCCTTTATTTTCATGTCAAGGTCAACGCCGATATAAAACATTTAATTATTTAGATCTATCAACTGTTTGCCATAACTACATTGAGCAAAATGTTCAAGAAGATTTTGTAATTTATTATTTTGAACGCCAAAAAATGTGGGAATTTTTTCCTAATAAATCAAGAGAAAAAATAAAGCTCAAACTATTAAGCTGTGCAAGAAAATATAGAATAAAACACCCACATAAACCTTTAAAAGTGCCATTCTTCCCTAAAAGTGCATTAGAGGCTTATCGTGGTATGAATGAATATGACCCGTATTTTGGAGATGCCTTTTATAATGATACCTTTAATGGAATCGTTTTACACGCAGAAATATTAAAAAGCATCTCTTGCAAAACTCTTTTAATGAAAGCAAAAACAAATTATGATAGCAAAAAAGTTTTGCTTGCGGCAATGAGTGAAGAAGATGCAAACTTGGTACAAGAACTAATGGACAACTGTGAGCTTGTTAGATTTGATTGTGGGCACGGAATTCATATTGAGAAGAAGAATGAATTTATACAAGCTCTTATCAACTTCGTCAAATGAGCATTATACGAAGTTGCTAAAATCATTATAAATTAAAATTTTGACAGATAGTCAAGTAGCTTATATTAGTCCTACACATAACAACATGTTCACGCTTCGGGTCTTAGTGGGAACGGTCAAGGAAGCAAGTCAGACCACATCACTTCACCGGGTGTGACCATCGCCAGGCGGGAAAGCCAGGGATGTCCGGTTCAGTGACGTCGTGAACACAGAGCCGTTAGATGAAATTTTCCCATCATATCAGAGTTACACTTTGTGGAAATATAAATAAAGGAGTTATAATTATGATTAAAAATAAATCGATTTGTTATACTAAAAATGCTATAAACGTATGTGTAGACTATAGAATAGAGTTGTTATCCATAGTTGAATATTTAGCTGGATATGATACTATTCTGACTAAATTAAATTTTAGTTATAAGGAAAGAGTAAAAAAATACTTTTCACCATATAAACAACATGAAGTAACTAAGTTATTTTTAGAGTTAAATAAAATTGGTTTTACATTTGGAACTCCACCTAATATTACACTATACTTAGATGAAGATTTTCAAATTAGAGAAGATATTGATTTTGATAATTTTTATATAAATAGAATGGGTGGAAAAGAGAATTTTGAAAGGTTTAGTAATTTATTATATAAGTTTAGTATAGATACTAATTATGATGAATTCTTTAAAAATAACATACATTATTATGAAAGTGTTATAGAAAATACAATTAATATTTTACCTGATTATAATTTTATCAATGAATTACATAATTATTATGGGATGAAGAAAAATAATTATAATATATTATTAGTTTCTCTTTTTGGACCATGTGGCTTTGGACCTAAAGTTGTACATAAAAATGGAGATATAGATATTTATAGTATTGTTGGATTATTAGAATGCAACCCAACACCGAGCTTTGGAAATGTAGAGTATTTTAAACATATGCAGAGGCATGAGTTTAGTCATTCTTTCATTAATCCATTAACATTAAAGCATTGGGATGAAGCAAAAGAATATATAGAATTATTTGATAAAACAAAAGAAATAAAACAACTTTGTTATGGAGATTGGGAAGAATGCTTAAATGAGCATATTATTAGAGCTGTTGTAATAAGACTAAGTAGTTTAGATGAAGAAGGTATTGAAGATAAGTTAGTACAAGAGGAACTATCTAGGGGATTTATATACATAGAGGATATAATTAAAAGTTTAAAATATTATGAACAGAATAGACATATTTATAAAAATATAGATGAATATTATATGAAGATATTAGAAGATTTAAATAAAAATTAAAGTAAGCTTTATAGAGTGATGGGAAAACAACATCTAACAATATGTTCCCGCTTCGGGTGCCAGAGGGAACGTCAGCTGGATAGCTAGTCAAAGTGGACAAGCCAGCAAGGAGAAAGTCAGCACCACATTCCCCAGCTAACCGAGTCGGTGCCCTGCAACCTAAGATAGGAGTTATCTAAGGTCGCAGAACACCTGTAACGCTGGGAAACGTCGTGAACACAAGACCGATAAGCAAAATGCCGCTAGCGCGTCATTTTGTTTATCGTCGCGCGGGTACCCCGCTGACAGGCTTGGGCTAGCGCCACATCGCCTATCAGCTGGTTTGCAAAATTATCAAGTTAGACAGTAAACTGTCTAACTCGATAACTTCGTAAACCCGCGCGACGTTAGCTGAAAGAGAAATATCATAACAGAGAATAATTTTAGGGTCTATATAAACATAGCTTATAGTCATATAAAATTGATATTTAGTTAATGAAGATTATTTATAAAATACACAGAGAGGTGGAAAAATTTAAATGAAACATGATAGCTCAACAATTTCATGGAATAAACTAGGTAGTGAATTTTTCAAATTAGCACAAAAAGGAGAAAGTAGAATACACTTTATTATGCCATATATGCTTGGCATGATAGGCGATGTTCATAATAAAAAAGTATTAGATCTTGGCTGTGGTGAAGGGGGATATTCGCGTGAATTAGCAAAGAAAAATGCTGATGTAACTGCAATAGACTGCTCTCAAAACAGTATAAATTATGCTACAGAGCAAGCAGAGATAAATAAATTGTCAATTCAACACTTCGTTCGTAATAGTAACGATTTATATGGAATAGATGATAATTCATTTGATATAGTTCTTTGTTCAATGATGCTAATGGATTGTGA contains these protein-coding regions:
- a CDS encoding NUDIX hydrolase — encoded protein: MEKKFPTHIVAVDGIVENEKNQILLVKNSYKCIYTIPGGQVEIGENLNDALIREIKEETGIDISVEKLICVSSNKGTHAGYNGYTIVPTKVMFGFTCKYVDGELCTSDETSESLWIDKNAVLNYITEPNLIERFKAYLNYEGSVQYLEYITKPEYNLKLKRLI
- a CDS encoding NUDIX domain-containing protein codes for the protein MNLRKGKGQKIMKSNFNDGKLRNMTSVYISQDNKILLLYRKGGRVVNDVWVGSAGGHFEEFELNDARACMLRELKEELNLSEKMLENIKLRYVTLRRTKGEIRQNYYFFAKLNQDYKIELNSNEGIAKWFDIEEIKSLEMPYTAKYVIEHYVDIGIKDDLIYGGIANSEKVVFIELPEF
- a CDS encoding alpha/beta fold hydrolase; protein product: MGLKNILQNQYIAKGIKLNYYEVENNLPVLVMLHAQGTDATSFNNTFNALSKIFHIFSVDCPGHGSSDKDKSHYNIVSIGNAIVDFAENLVGNPFYIVGHSSGGLIAAYVASKTEMCSGLILEDPPLFSCQGQRRYKTFNYLDLSTVCHNYIEQNVQEDFVIYYFERQKMWEFFPNKSREKIKLKLLSCARKYRIKHPHKPLKVPFFPKSALEAYRGMNEYDPYFGDAFYNDTFNGIVLHAEILKSISCKTLLMKAKTNYDSKKVLLAAMSEEDANLVQELMDNCELVRFDCGHGIHIEKKNEFIQALINFVK
- a CDS encoding ASCH domain-containing protein; translation: MNDKLMNHRMNLNPEPFAMIRNGEKTIELRLNDEKRQLIKINDEIEFINTDDESENMLCKVTNIYHFASFDDLYKELPLLKCGYTKHNILNAKSSDMNQYYSIEKQSEYGVVGIEIELL
- a CDS encoding histidine phosphatase family protein gives rise to the protein MKKIITVQHTQSIHHTNGMVGSWTDWELSELGVKQAHKIGENLKEELKNQKIKMYSSDLTRAKQTAEIVGQHIEVTPILKKELRERNLGKCCGKSVKWLKENVEVQEKTVDDRLFSDAESRRDEWNRLEPFFTEIMQSEDEVIIIVSHGDLLSVFNTMFLGLEIEVLNKAEVFGLAGGVSYLILNDSGKRLIRKMSDMSYIK
- a CDS encoding DUF4932 domain-containing protein, coding for MIKNKSICYTKNAINVCVDYRIELLSIVEYLAGYDTILTKLNFSYKERVKKYFSPYKQHEVTKLFLELNKIGFTFGTPPNITLYLDEDFQIREDIDFDNFYINRMGGKENFERFSNLLYKFSIDTNYDEFFKNNIHYYESVIENTINILPDYNFINELHNYYGMKKNNYNILLVSLFGPCGFGPKVVHKNGDIDIYSIVGLLECNPTPSFGNVEYFKHMQRHEFSHSFINPLTLKHWDEAKEYIELFDKTKEIKQLCYGDWEECLNEHIIRAVVIRLSSLDEEGIEDKLVQEELSRGFIYIEDIIKSLKYYEQNRHIYKNIDEYYMKILEDLNKN